The following are encoded in a window of Podospora pseudoanserina strain CBS 124.78 chromosome 6, whole genome shotgun sequence genomic DNA:
- a CDS encoding hypothetical protein (COG:Q; EggNog:ENOG503NVVB) translates to MGSQVEPGSFYSLESLSTEDQLLFNRFGRGETIPLPFTRVHHAFESIASQHPGATAVRHFDGTSMTYGELDRHANILANELLTRFCFKRGARAVLVYSRTIEMVIFILAVLKAGGQYVPIDGGIIPIEALSHVVSDSSADIVLCLPKYSDKATEACRQGPAILSLNLSSDIWTSGVASRPNVDVQPEDGAYVIYTSGTTGRPKGVDVTHHGVCNSLLVEPAKLEITVGTKVAQQLSVAFDMGAWEILATVMNGGTLYIRGSGNDLWNECLKQVDVVISTPSVAIKRFPNYEDFPNLKTIVVGGEPCPKTLADHWAKHTGTRFLNVCGPTEISVLNTVHVHKLGGPLTIGKPNPNTTLYILDEDENPVKIGEAGVMWVGGVGVSRGYLNLPELTATRYKLDKFTRDGRMMFNTGDLVRWNADGCLETLGRRDDQVKIDGFRVELDGVSRAIESCPDVIKGCALKIDTSLWGFYSAIHPIDQAELHKAVSAQQPFYGVPKVWHYLGPTIPLTANGKIDKRVLRELATAVNSGAQQTTPPAEVGLLAPNITDVEKASVPSSSSSATDEKPDPVAPIPPKKGFHGWRWLRHRGLSAYRKLFGIIFVANAIAFVVMLWKSRESNFELPLDNLATAVSANLLASVLLRQDYVVNVVFWLATRMPTSAPLAIRRHLARVYHYGGVHSGASVAASLWWLVFTVAATRRLAPTGSTQPSQRIAVLVLTYLIFVLLVAILAMAWPSIRAKMHDQFEWTHRFAGWTALALVWAHLMVVTAALPSTQPFGAALARTPALYLLSLTTLSIAAPWMRLRRVKVVAEPLSSHAVRLHFDFKTPRECSSLGIRITDRPLVEWHAFAAIPEPDNKPGLSILVSRAGDWTGRMIDKPPTYLWTRGEPASGVLAIAPLFKKIVLVATGSGIGPCLPVIMERKVPCRILWSTKNPLRTYGQGIIDEVKRCDDRAVIWDTDSMGRPDMVHLAWELYHESGAECVCIVSNARTTKRVVYQLEARGIPAFGPIWDS, encoded by the exons ATGGGCTCACAGGTTGAACCAGGCTCGTTTTACTCTCTTGAGTCCCTATCGACAGAGGACCAACTTCTCTTCAACCGCTTCGGACGTGGAGAAACCATCCCACTGCCCTTCACAAGAGTCCACCATGCATTCGAGTCGATAGCTTCACAACACCCCGGCGCAACAGCGGTCCGACATTTCGATGGCACCTCAATGACATACGGAGAACTTGACCGCCATGCCAACATACTGGCCAACGAGCTTCTCACTCGGTTTTGTTTCAAGAGAGGGGCGCGAGCGGTATTGGTGTACTCGCGCACCATCGAGATGGTCATCTTTATCCTCGCTGTGCTCAAGGCAGGAGGGCAGTACGTTCCCATTGACGGCGGCATCATTCCAATCGAAGCCCTCAGTCACGTAGTCTCGGACTCTTCAGCAGATATCGTCCTTTGTTTGCCCAAATACTCCGACAAGGCCACCGAGGCATGCCGCCAGGGACCAGCCATTCTCAgtctcaacctctccagcgACATCTGGACATCAGGCGTTGCCAGCAGACCAAACGTGGACGTTCAGCCTGAGGATGGAGCCTACGTTATTTACACCTCGGGTACGACTGGGCGGCCAAAGGGCGTTGATGTCACACATCATGGTGTTTGCAATTCCTTGCTGGTTGAGCCTGCAAAGCTAGAGATCACTGTCGGCACAAAGGTGGCACAACAGTTGAGCGTGGCTTTCGACATGG GCGCTTGGGAAATTTTAGCGACCGTCATGAACGGCGGAACTCTGTATATCAGAGGCAGCGGAAATGACCTTTGGAACGAGTGCCTCAAGCAAGTCGACGTCGTCATCTCCACCCCGTCCGTAGCGATCAAGCGGTTCCCCAATTATGAAGacttccccaacctcaagaCGATCGTGGTGGGCGGCGAGCCATGCCCAAAGACCCTTGCTGATCATTGGGCGAAGCACACTGGGACGAGGTTCCTGAATGTCTGTGGTCCCACGGAAATCAGTGTCCTCAACACCGTCCACGTCCACAAGCTTGGCGGACCATTGACCATCGGCAAGCCGAATCCCAACACTACACTCTACATTctggacgaggacgagaacCCAGTCAAGATTGGCGAGGCTGGTGTCAtgtgggtgggaggagtcGGTGTCTCTAGGGGGTACCTCAACTTGCCCGAATTGACTGCGACGCGATACAAGCTCGACAAGTTCACCAGAGATGGCAGGATGATGTTCAACACTGGGGACCTGGTCCGATGGAATGCGGACGGATGCCTCGAGACACTTGGTCGTCGTGATGATCAAGTCAAGATCGATGGCTTCCGTGTTGAGCTAGACGGTGTTTCCCGCGCCATCGAGTCTTGCCCGGATGTGATCAAGGGTTGCGCTCTCAAGATTGACACGAGTCTGTGGGGCTTCTACTCTGCCATTCACCCCATTGACCAGGCCGAATTGCACAAGGCAGTCAGTGCACAGCAGCCTTTCTATGGGGTCCCCAAAGTTTGGCACTATCTTGGCCCAACAATTCCACTCACGGCAAACGGCAAGATCGACAAGCGTGTGCTGCGGGAGTTGGCGACCGCTGTCAACTCGGGTGCTCAGCAGACAACTCCACCCGCAGAAGTTGGGCTTCTGGCTCCGAACATCACCGACGTGGAAAAGGCGTCTGTtccgagcagcagcagctcggctACCGACGAAAAGCCCGACCCCGTTGCACCCATCCCGCCCAAAAAGGGGTTTCATGGTTGGCGCTGGCTGCGTCACCGCGGCCTATCGGCTTACCGCAAGCTCTTTGGCATTATTTTTGTTGCCAACGCCATTGCCTTTGTTGTCATGCTTTGGAAGAGCCGAGAGTCCAACTTTGAGCTGCCCCTCGACAATCTAGCCACGGCCGTGAGTGCAAACTTGCTGGCATCTGTCTTGCTTCGCCAGGACTATGTCGTGAATGTGGTTTTCTGGCTTGCAACTCGAATGCCAACATCCGCACCCCTGGCTATCCGACGACACCTCGCTCGTGTCTATCACTACGGCGGGGTCCATTCCGGAGCATCTGTTGCCGCTTCGCTTTGGTGGCTGGTGTTTACTGTGGCTGCCACTCGCCGTCTTGCTCCAACAGGGTCTACCCAGCCGTCTCAGCGAATTGCGGTCCTGGTGTTGACTTACTTGATCTTTGtactcctcgtcgccatATTGGCAATGGCATGGCCTAGCATCCGTGCCAAAATGCATGATCAGTTCGAGTGGACGCACCGCTTCGCCGGTTGGACCGCCCTGGCTTTGGTCTGGGCTCACCTCATGGTCGTCACCGCGGCGTTGCCCAGCACCCAGCCCTTTGGTGCCGCACTTGCTCGGACGCCTGCGTTGTATCTCCTCAGCTTGACAACACTCTCCATCGCCGCTCCGTGGATGCGTCTCCGCCGCGTCAAGGTGGTTGCCGAACCCCTGTCAAGCCATGCAGTCCGCTTGCACTTTGACTTCAAGACCCCACGAGAATGTTCATCTTTGGGTATCCGCATCACCGACCGCCCCTTGGTGGAATGGCACGCTTTTGCGGCTATCCCTGAGCCGGACAACAAGCCAGGACTCTCCATTCTTGTCTCCCGTGCTGGTGACTGGACAGGTCGCATGATTGACAAACCACCAACATATCTTTGGACGAGGGGTGAACCAGCCTCGGGAGTGCTGGCTATTGCACCTCTTTTCAAGAAGATTGTTTTGGTGGCCACAGGCTCTGGAATCGGTCCTTGTCTTCCAGTCATCATGGAGCGCAAGGTTCCTTGCCGGATCCTGTGGAGCACCAAAAACCCACTCAGGACATATGGCCAGGGCATAATTGATGAAGTGAAGAGGTGTGATGATAGAGCTGTCATCTGGGATACGGACAGTATGGGAAGACCAGACATGGTTCACTTGGCTTGGGAGCTGTATCATGAGAGCGGCGCCGAGTGTGTATGCATTGTCAGCAATGCAAGGACAACTAAGAGGGTCGTGTATCAGTTGGAGGCGAGAGGAATCCCTGCCTTTGGACCGATTTGGGATTCGTGA
- a CDS encoding hypothetical protein (EggNog:ENOG503P3BZ) has product MASTNQQDGFLRFERWIRQQGDDRPSRIQSDVTELTRWGGYDFDMIFAPLDGRYRGAPSGEYDQLIQLYDIPDDFVAERERSVTHSFGHQLGENGVETLWMHFLVKIPTTASQPNQHEPWLKWGFVMTWKPKPMTPTERDTVEPENSEYCVTFLAFQPPLESIQALVTFILSSTWNHVNNDPYVIVDVALSSWYQRVDSIAWDVTHLVRTDEKRLFERAKILETTDPSSHSRHLSSLDLHGIHTSAKNAIYLTEALDAILRAVDRALSAHKELLHDPKNKWRTEDRTWENTHRLLRYRSELFNSTRLRIVSSHERIKNAVDLAFHLNNAQDSRIGMMNSRSVRIISIVGLIFIPFSAASSIFGTQFFSFPDNNEHHMQVNQDIWYLFATAIPVTIGILLLWKASENDQLRLPGGLASLFGCSSQPRPRDSPSGKRGILLNNMEQQRA; this is encoded by the exons ATGGCATCAACAAATCAACAAGATGGTTTCCTGCGGTTTGAGAGATGGATAAGGCAACAAG GGGACGACCGTCCCAGCAGAATACAGTCAGATGTAACCGAGTTGACCAGATGGGGAGGGTACGACTTTGACATGAT CTTTGCGCCCCTGGACGGCAGATACCGAGGTGCGCCATCGGGAGAATATGACCAATTAATTCAGCTGTACGACATACCCGACGACTTTGTGGCTGAGCGTGAGCGGAGTGTCACACACTCATTTGGCCACCAACTGGGAGAAAATGGAGTAGAGA CTCTTTGGATGCACTTTCTGGTCAAAattccaacaacagcctcccaacccaaccaacatgAGCCTTGGCTAAAATGGGGCTTTGTCATGACATGGAAGCCGAAACCTATGACCCCAACTGAACGAGACACTGTGGAACCAGAGAACTCAGAGTACTGTGTCACTTTCCTTGCCTTCCAGCCTCCCCTTGAGTCTATCCAGGCTTTGGTGACATTCATTTTGTCTTCAACCTGGAACCATGTCAACAACGATCCCTACGTGATTGTGGACGTGGCACTTTCATCTTGGTATCAGAGAGTGGATAGTATTGCTTGGGATGTTACTCACCTTGTACGGACTGACGAGAAAAGGTTGTTTGAGCGGGCAAAGATACTTGAAACGACTGACCCTAGCTCACACTCTCGTCACCTCTCAAGCCTGGATTTACACGGAATTCATACCAGTGCTAAGAACGCCATCTACCTGACTGAAGCCTTGGACGCTATCCTTAGAGCAGTTGACAGGGCACTATCGGCACACAAGGAGCTTCTGCATGATCCAAAAAACAAGTGGAGAACGGAGGATCGGACATGGGAAAACACCCATCGATTGTTGAGATACCGGAGCGAGCTTTTCAACTCCACCAGGCTCAGGATTGTTAGTTCTCACGAAAGGATCAAGAATGCAGTGGATCTG GCTTTTCACTTGAACAATGCCCAAGATAGTCGTATCGGCATGATGAACAGCCGCAGCGTCCGGATCATTTCTATTGTCGGCTTGATATTCATCCCTTTCAGCGCCGCAAGCTCTATCTTTGGCACACAATTCTTCAGTTTCCCGGACAATAATGAGCACCACATGCAGGTCAATCAAGACATCTGGTATCTCTTTGCTACAGCCATCCCTGTTACCATTGGCATTCTCCTACTCTGGAAGGCAAGCGAAAACGACCAGCTGCGATTACCGGGCGGGCTAGCTTCACTCTTTGGCTGTTCAAGTCAGCCAAGGCCGCGCGATTCTCCTTCGGGAAAAAGGGGCATTTTGCTAAACAATATGGAACAGCAACGTGCTTGA
- a CDS encoding hypothetical protein (EggNog:ENOG503NWE9): MASTGRQVDYHGADIQPDRDRINGFLTLMNEAVPPAQVHSSSQSVSHPPQYPPAPRPVTNTPGSGALPANNRQYCSTSGFHQQLQAQVATKTLLLLDTPGTAMSEKPLSTGSGASSHPNPYQDVSSWWAAFFKGGFSWRWFGGPHLYFRPNLEYADSTPFFVTDGLGREKVYNQPFECYIDPFTGKIEKLYVQAPSSICLLGSVDPNCTWKRTPIRNVTPFLLRVGNLPFRFIPAERRGHRSKFTFEDWCIVIGMWIPSVAIFLMSWTVYDPSGPVEGKDPTKYLPLMYRGLKYPRLARNMLENRHQVAQLLYRYTSWNTTAALSSYRTFRPRFLNYLVQTELPDGRKLFSFETRPVPDNDITPFIMIAWSSAHYELKSRENESGLPRNNEGDLDALLSVGVKASVKYFGLEPEKQDLRQHPKAFWCSANCMPPTKRVDHLGRVVNVDGEEKELLANQDTYSISDIIRTAQHVAVVVGNLQRPWDPNALRVWGERVWTLPEIVLSKGETVTVWHCGTRPSMNPYEFTEIPKALFPTCAWADALNSRQLIEHYGNLHLSRLELVKIALECLMSRHFRAMHPGDRVYVLMGLLRIRPPIDSTDTSFQAFARLSLPQDSDRLMERLICLLPDFPGQNWELMTDQYKASLWDVYPNTQICAIGENDTVVIDDAKGAQIQWSEFTRVRTLRKLTAKREFFIYFLVWSPLVFFIGVILAALFQPPPPMPNSMYNYPVPTNPAYQAGVAITVITLLFFILPAPYFLWHIYSGKLWEVEPCFFGIEGYVPIEAIEEKLFGTRGSHARLQWSTWGSPLSRHTQGRVTRERSVKFKYQDAIDPGTGIQNAVPVLSLDGNIDTYHVESIDPTSPCSHCSSNASGGRYCSYHPTVASCQDMSRSKMGQMKVFTLVDTYNMTVTLFYAVRPPTVLVLGGSEGGMKRAIACSFDITTGTLYRETVLRIPSQSADRMEGLGRLRLGLVRPFLDNDVRKTLSSQPVQQQQSSTVFQEQATPTSVHVPIVHEPKI; this comes from the exons ATGGCATCCACTGGACGCCAGGTAGACTATCACGGTGCAGACATCCAGCCCGATCGTGATCGGATCAACGGGTTCCTGACTTTGATGAACGAGGCTGTCCCTCCAGCACAAGTTCATTCGAGTTCCCAGAGCGTctcacaccctccccaaTATCCTCCCGCCCCCCGACCAGTTACAAACACACCAGGATCAGGAGCTCTCCCTGCCAACA ACAGGCAATACTGCAGCACGTCCGGCTttcaccaacaactccaagCCCAAGTCGCGACGAAGACTCTTTTGCTTCTAGACACACCGGGTACCGCTATGTCAGAAAAACCTCTTTCTACGGGCTCAGGGGCGAGCTCCCATCCTAACCCATACCAGGATGTGTCCAGTTGGTGGGCTGCCTTCTTCAAAGGGGGCTTTTCCTGGCGTTGGTTTGGTGGACCTCACCTGTACTTTCGCCCCAACCTCGAGTATGCCGACTCGACACCGTTTTTCGTTACAGATGGTCTGGGAAGGGAAAAGGTGTACAACCAGCCGTTCGAATGCTACATCGACCCATTCACCGGAAAGATTGAGAAACTTTATGTCCAAGCACCTTCTTCCATTTGTCTCCTTGGCTCTGTCGACCCCAATTGCACCTGGAAGCGAACGCCTATTCGAAATGTGACACCGTTTCTCTTGCGGGTAGGCAACCTCCCCTTTCGGTTTATACCGGCCGAGAGGAGGGGTCACAGATCCAAGTTCACCTTTGAAGATTGGTGCATTGTCATTGGAATGTGGATCCCGTCTGTGGCAATCTTTCTCATGTCGTGGACGGTGTATGACCCCTCAGGCCCCGTTGAAGGAAAGGATCCTACCAAATATCTGCCGCTGATGTACCGCGGCCTAAAGTATCCTCGCCTGGCCCGCAACATGCTGGAAAATCGGCACCAAGTCGCTCAGTTGCTCTACAGGTACACTTCCTGGAATACCACGGCGGCACTCTCGTCATACCGGACTTTTCGGCCAAGGTTCCTCAACTACCTGGTGCAGACAGAGCTTCCAGATGGCCGCAAGTTGTTCTCGTTTGAAACACGCCCGGTGCCTGACAATGACATCACCCCATTCATCATGATTGCCTGGTCTTCGGCACACTATGAGCTCAAGTCGAGGGAGAACGAGTCCGGGCTGCCCCGCAACAACGAGGGCGACCTCGACGCTCTTCTCTCCGTGGGCGTGAAGGCGTCTGTCAAGTACTTTGGGCTCGAGCCTGAGAAGCAGGATCTACGTCAGCACCCCAAGGCCTTTTGGTGCTCTGCAAACTGTATGCCGCCGACGAAAAGGGTAGACCACCTTGGAAGAGTGGTTAATGTGgacggagaagagaaggagctcCTTGCCAACCAAGAT ACCTACAGTATCAGCGATATTATTCGAACCGCACAGCATGTGGCCGTTGTGGTTGGTAACCTGCAAAGACCCTGGGATCCCAACGCACTCCGTGTGTGGGGTGAACGAGTCTGGACTTTACCAGAGATCGTTCTCAGCAAGGGTGAGACAGTCACCGTCTGGCACTGCGGCACTCGACCTTCCATGAATCCATACGAATTCACCGAGATACCCAAAGCCCTTTTCCCAACCTGTGCATGGGCAGACGCCTTGAACTCGCGCCAGCTGATCGAGCACTATGGCAACCTTCACCTCAGCCGTCTCGAGCTCGTCAAGATTGCTCTAGAGTGCTTGATGAGCCGCCATTTCCGTGCGATGCATCCAGGCGACCGTGTTTACGTCCTCATGGGTCTCTTGCGTATCCGGCCTCCCATCGACAGCACCGACACTTCTTTCCAGGCCTTTGCTCGTTTGTCTCTGCCTCAGGACAGTGATCGTCTCATGGAGCGTCTGATCTGTCTTTTGCCCGACTTTCCCGGGCAGAACTGGGAGCTCATGACAGACCAGTACAAGGCTAGCTTGTGGGATGTGTACCCAAACACGCAGATCTGCGCCATTGGCGAAAATGACACGGTGGTGATAGACGATGCCAAGGGCGCCCAGATTCAGTGGTCAGAGTTCACGCGGGTTCGAACGCTACGGAAGCTGACGGCGAAGCGTGAATTCTTCATCTACTTCCTCGTCTGGTCCCCTTTGGTCTTTTTTATCGGCGTCATCCTTGCAGCCCTGTTtcaaccgccgcctccgATGCCGAACTCCATGTATAACTACCCAGTGCCTACCAACCCAGCCTACCAAGCGGGTGTTGCTATCACGGTCATcactcttctcttcttcattcTGCCGGCCCCCTATTTCCTCTGGCACATTTACTCTGGAAAGCTTTGGGAAGTGGAGCCGTGCTTCTTTGGAATTGAAGGCTATGTTCCCATCGAGGCGATTGAAGAGAAGCTGTTTGGTACCAGAGGTAGTCATGCTCGTCTTCAGTGGAGCACATGGGGTTCACCTCTTTCTCGACACACCCAGGGCAGAGTCACTCGCGAGCGGTCGGTCAAGTTCAAGTACCAAGACGCCATCGACCCTGGAACTGGTATCCAGAATGCGGTGCCGGTTCTCAGTCTCGACGGGAACATTGACACGTATCATGTCGAATCGATAGACCCTACCAGCCCCTGTTCGCACTGCTCAAGCAACGCTAGTGGCGGGCGGTATTGTAGCTACCATCCGACCGTGGCTTCCTGTCAGGACATGAGCCGCAGCAAAATGGGCCAGATGAAGGTGTTCACACTTGTGGACACCTACAACATGACCGTCACACTGTTTTATGCTGTCCGTCCTCCCACGGTTCTGGTACTCGGTGGCAGCGAAGGCGGCATGAAGCGTGCCATTGCCTGTTCCTTTGATATCACGACCGGAACTCTGTACAGGGAAACTGTCTTGAGAATCCCTTCTCAGAGTGCGGATCGCATGGAAGGGCTTGGCCGGCTTCGCCTCGGGCTGGTTCGGCCGTTCCTTGACAATGATGTGCGAAAGACACTCTCCAGCCAGCCCgtacagcagcagcagtcctCGACAGTCTTTCAGGAGCAGGCCACTCCCACATCTGTCCATGTGCCCATCGTCCACGAACCAAAAATCTGA